Genomic window (Helicobacter pylori):
AGCTGGGCGAAATCCCCTTTTATGGGCATGCCTTAACGGATACGGGAATGATTTTAATTGACAGAGAGGATAAAAAGGGGATTGTGAGCCTTTTGAAAGCGTGTAAAGAAAAGCTAGATCAAAACCGCCCTTTAGTGATTTTCCCTGAAGGCACTAGAGGCAAAGGAGGAGAAAAATTCCTCCCTTTCAAGCAAGGGGCTAAAATCATCGCCGAAAAATTCCAGCTCAAAATCCAGCCCATGGTGTTAATCAATTCCATTAAAATCTTTAATTCCAAGCCCCTAGAAGCCTATAAAGCCCGCACCCGTCTAGTCATGCTAGAAAGCTATACGCCCAATTTTAGCTCGCCCACCTGGTATGAAGAATTACAAGAGCGCATGCAAAAAGAGTATTTAAAACACTACCATGAATTAAACGCATGAAGCTTTTTGACTGCGCTCCTTTAAGTTTGGCTTGGCGGGAGTTTTTGCAAAGCGAATTCAAAAAGCCTTATTTTTTAGAAATAGAAAAACGCTACTTAGAAGCCCTAAAAAGCCCTAAAACCATTTTCCCTAAAAGCTCTAATCTGTTTTATGCGCTCAATCTAACATCCCCTAGTGCGGTTAAAATCATCCTTTTAGGGCAAGATCCCTACCATTCCACCTACCTAAAAAATCAACAAGAATTGCCTGTGGCGATGGGCTTAAGCTTTAGCGTGGAAAAAAACGCCCCCATCCCCCCAAGCTTAAAAAATATTTTTAAAGAATTGCATGCGAATTTAGGCGTGCCTGTGCCTTGTTGTGGGGATTTGAGCGCATGGGCTAAAAGGGGCATGTTATTATTGAACGCCATTTTAAGCGTGGAAA
Coding sequences:
- the ung gene encoding uracil-DNA glycosylase — translated: MKLFDCAPLSLAWREFLQSEFKKPYFLEIEKRYLEALKSPKTIFPKSSNLFYALNLTSPSAVKIILLGQDPYHSTYLKNQQELPVAMGLSFSVEKNAPIPPSLKNIFKELHANLGVPVPCCGDLSAWAKRGMLLLNAILSVEKNQAASHKRIGWEAFSDQILMCLFEANAPLIVVLLGKIAQKKIALIPKNKHIIITAPHPSPLSRGFLGSGVFTSIQNAHREIYRKDFDFSL
- a CDS encoding 1-acyl-sn-glycerol-3-phosphate acyltransferase; the protein is MKSNSLRAIYRALVIAIGLAVIIVFNYFNRKNNNARSSRRACSCFFPLTGVNLEKIGAFDTDAKLIVLNHQSLLDIIYLEAYHPSNICWIAKKELGEIPFYGHALTDTGMILIDREDKKGIVSLLKACKEKLDQNRPLVIFPEGTRGKGGEKFLPFKQGAKIIAEKFQLKIQPMVLINSIKIFNSKPLEAYKARTRLVMLESYTPNFSSPTWYEELQERMQKEYLKHYHELNA